A part of Candidatus Binataceae bacterium genomic DNA contains:
- a CDS encoding ABC transporter permease — translation MLSYLIRRLSFGVAVLLGTSLITFAIAFVVPADPAVTIAGAKADPQTLALIRAQLGLDRPIYIQYARYLDRLLHGDLGRSYIMRENVGHLIATRFPATAVLALCAMVLSLLIGLAMGMMAAAHRDRALDNALLVFALTLVSFPVFWLGLMLLMVGGLYLRSFPLGGFSGPKSLLLPTLTLALGSGGYYSRILHTSMGEAMGQDYIRTALGKGLSRRQAMFRHGLVNALLPLVTLAGLDLAGLLSGVVLTETVFDWPGIGRLAFEAIFNLDIPLIMGTVLFSAALIVVGNLLVDLLYLWLDPRIRLTT, via the coding sequence ATGTTGTCCTATCTGATCCGGCGCCTGAGCTTCGGCGTGGCGGTTTTACTAGGCACCTCGCTGATTACTTTCGCCATCGCCTTCGTGGTGCCCGCCGATCCGGCGGTGACGATCGCGGGCGCAAAGGCCGATCCGCAAACCCTGGCCCTCATCCGCGCCCAATTGGGGCTGGATCGGCCCATTTACATTCAATATGCGCGTTACCTGGACCGGCTGCTGCACGGCGATCTGGGCCGCTCCTACATCATGCGCGAAAATGTCGGCCACCTGATCGCGACGCGCTTTCCCGCCACCGCCGTGTTGGCGCTATGCGCGATGGTGCTGTCGCTGCTGATCGGGCTAGCGATGGGGATGATGGCGGCCGCCCATCGTGATCGCGCGTTGGATAATGCCTTGCTCGTGTTCGCTCTGACCCTGGTCTCATTTCCGGTCTTCTGGTTGGGCCTGATGCTGCTGATGGTGGGTGGCCTGTACCTGCGCTCATTTCCCTTGGGTGGCTTCAGCGGTCCCAAAAGCTTGCTCCTGCCTACGCTCACACTGGCGTTGGGGTCGGGCGGCTACTATTCGCGAATCCTGCACACTTCGATGGGCGAAGCGATGGGCCAGGATTACATCCGCACCGCGCTGGGCAAGGGGCTGTCGCGCCGGCAGGCGATGTTTCGTCATGGATTGGTCAACGCCCTGCTCCCGCTGGTAACATTGGCGGGACTGGATCTGGCCGGGCTGCTTTCCGGGGTAGTGCTGACCGAGACCGTGTTCGACTGGCCCGGCATCGGCCGCCTTGCCTTCGAAGCGATCTTCAACCTGGACATTCCCCTGATCATGGGCACCGTGCTGTTTTCTGCTGCGCTGATCGTGGTCGGCAATCTGCTCGTGGATCTGCTCTACCTGTGGCTGGACCCGCGCATTCGGTTGACCACATGA